The window CACCCGGAATCGCAAGACGACGGAGTGGGGTGGGAACAACTGCTCCGGTGTAGCGGGTGGTCCGCAGAACTGCATCGCCTCGACCGCCGCGTGCACGACGGGCACGAACTACTCCATCGACGCCGGCGGTGTCGCAGTCCCCCGCGCGACTGCTAGTTCCCGCACTCGTGCGGAGGGTGAGGTGACGATGGAGTCGGTGACGATCGATACCGCCACCGGCACCGAGACCACCAACGGCTACTCCTGCATCACTCCCGGCACGCCGAACGCCGTCACCCCGGAGGGTGAACCGGTCGTCATCACCGTGTCCCGGAGTGACTTCGCTGAGCTCCCGGTTCAGCCTCTGGGTGCGCATGCGGGGCCGGATGAGGGGTGGCTGCCGGTGAACATGGTCAACGTCCTGTACGCCGACCCCGCCACCCAGACCCTGGAGACCGAGCTGCTGGGCGTACCCGTGCAGGTGCGGGCAATCCCGATCGAATACCACTGGGACCTCGGAGACGGCAACACCATCACCACCAAGAAGCCCGGCAAGCCCTACCCCTCCGAGCAGGTCACCGCGACCTACACCCAGGAGGGCTGGTACGACATCACCCTGACCACCACCTTCGCCGGACAGTTCTCCGTCGATGGCGGCCAATGGCAGGACATCGACGGCACCATCGAGATCGCCTCCGACCCCGTCCCCCTGTTCTCCAAGTCCCTCGAATCCAGACTCGTCAATCCCGACATCCCCATCGACGAAGAGAACGATCCCTGGATCCCCGCCCGCACACCCGACACCGAAGGCCCCCGCGACCCCGAAGCCACCCACCGCGAACTCTGAACAGAAAAGGACTCTCCCGGCACGCCGTGACGCATTTCGTCAGTGCATACCGGGAGAGTCACTTTTTCAGGCAGCTCGCTTCACGCCTTTGCGCAGGATCACCGCGCGCAATCAGAGCGCCTTCACTGCGGCGGCGTTGCCCTCCTCGTTCTCCAGGGACACGGCCAGCACCAGCGTGGCGCCATCGGCCACCTCGCCGGTCACCGGCACCGTGATCTCGCGACTGCCGGAACGGATATCGGTCGCGTCGATCGAACCGACGATCGCCTCACCGTCCCACAGGTAGGCACGCAGAGTGCCTCCCTGACGTGCCCGGACCGTCGCCCGCACCCTGCTGCCACGCAGCGTGGCCGACTGGATGCGCAGCGCGCGGGCCCCGAGCGAGGGGTATCCGCCCAGACCCACTCCGTCCTTCGCGGACTGGATGATCGACTGCGGTGACTCCACCGACCGTGCCCCGGTGTCCGGGATGATCGGATCCACCGGTGCCGACGGTGCGTCGTCCAGCTCCGGCAGCTCCAGCACACCCCAACGGTACGGATCGGCCTGCACACCAGGGAAGGTGGACCAGCCGATGCGGGACTGCCCGGTCTTGTCCTGGGTGTCGGAGTCGTACACCACCACGTCGAAACCGATCCCGCGGGGGTCGATCCCATCGGGCAGCTCCGCGAACGGGATGGTGACCTCGATGGTGTACCCGTCGTACGGCTCCCGCACGTGCGAGGCCACCGACACGCTCGGGGCGGTGGTCTCGATCGGCCCCTGGTGCCCGTCGTGGTCGCGCCCCGCGGCGGGACCGGCGAACGACCCGTCGGCCGCGAGGGTCTGCGGCAGCACACCGAGGATGAATGTGGTGGCGGTGTGGTCTGAGTCGCCACGCGGATCGATCATGATCTCGATCGAATCGGTGCGAAAGCGCTGCTTGTTGTCCTCCACCGGCAGCACCGCACCGAGCACGTCGTCCACCACGTGCACGAACACGTGCAGGGCCTCGTCGTCGTAGGTGACCCAGGTGGAGCCCGATGCGTCGGCCGGCTCCACGGGCTGGCCCTCCCACAGGGTGCCGATGTCGATCGGATCGCCCGGGTACTCGTCGGTGCCGCGCTGCGCATCGACCACCACGCCCTCGGAGGGGGAGGCGACCAGGCGGGGCACCAGGTGCAGGCCCTGCTCGCGGGTGGCGGTGACACCGCCGCTGGTGGCGCGCACGTCCAGCGGGTACACCCCGCCGTTCGACGCCCGGTTCGCGGTGGGCAGGGAGGCGTCGGTGTTCTCGATCGTCACCGTGAGCGTCTTCTCCTGACCTGCCGGGATGGCGTCGACAGCAAGGGTGCGTGGGGTGATGGTGATGCCGGGCGGGGAGTCGATCTCCACCTGCGCAGAGCTCGCGGTCGCGGAGTTGTTCCGCACCACCAGCTCGAACTCCTCGGCGAGCCCGGAGCCCAGCGAGCGACGGGTGGGCACCAGGGCGTCCAGGCGCTGCATCCCGAGCTGTTCGGTCCAGTCCAGGAACTGGGCGATCTCCGGGCGGTCGGCGATGCCGGCCTCGACGGGGCCTGCCACCCGCAGTGGCAGCACATTGTGGCCGCTGCCCTTGTTGGTGTGCAGGATGGCGCGCAGCAGCACGGCCTCACCTGTGGGAGCATCCGCGGGCGGGGTGAGGGTGAAGGTGGCGGTCGAGGAGCGCTTGGCCGGGATGGTTCCGATGGAGCCGTTGCCCCTGACGCTCCAGCCGTCGGGCACCTCCAGCTCCACGCGGGCCTTGGGCAGGGCCGACTTCACGGAGCGGGCGGTGACCTCCACGGTGAACGATTCCCCGGGCAGCACGGCGAAGCGGTCGCTGCTGACCTCGAGGCGGGTGCCCAGCGGCAGGCCGCCCTTGATCGGCAGCGTCGCCCCACGCAGGGCGGCCTCGTCACCACTGGTGGGATCGGCCAGCGGGGTGCGGGAGTCGATCAGGGTGAACCAGGCGGTGCGGATCTGCTCCGGGTCCGTGGGCGAGGGCGGGATCGCAGTCCAGCCCTGGGTGGCGTACGTGTGGATCGACTCGTCCAGCAGTTCGCTCCAGCGCTTGCCGTGCTCGCGGCTCTCGGTGCCGTTCCAGGCGCCGAACACCACGTCGCTGGGCACGTCCGGCTTGTAGCCCTGCTCCACGGCATCGGGCCCGTTCGCGCCCTGGCCGTTGGAACCGGAGCGCAGGATCCGGGAGGGCGTGAAGGGTGCCAGGCCCTCGTCGAAGTGCTCGGGGAACACGTCCTCGCGTCCGGCCATCAGGTACGCCTCCACGGCATACATCGCGGCCTGCTGGTGGTTGCCGTGGTTGCCCTCCACGGCCGAGGGGTTCATGGTCACGATGACCTCGGGCCGGGTGGCGCGGATGACCCGGATGATGCGGCTGAGCACGGCGCGGTCGCCCCACACCTGCCGCGACAGGGGCGCGGAGAGGGTGTAGTAGAAGTCCACGGCGTCGAGGTTGAACACATGCTCGATGCCAGCGATGCCCACGGCGGTGCGCTCCTCCGCCTCGCGGATCATGCCCAGCGCCGGTCCTTCCTCCAGGCCCACGGCGTTGCCGCCGCCCTCACCGCGGGTGATGGTGATGACCCCGGCCTGCTGGTCGTGGAACTCGTTCCACTGGCCGAAGGCGGCCAGTGCCCAGGCCTCGTCATCGGGGTGGGCGCCGATGTAGAGGATGTCGAGGTCGACGGTGCCGTCGGCGAGCGCCTGCTCGGCGGGGGTGAGGGCGATGTTGGCGAAGGTGGTGGCGCCGGTGGCCAGGGTGAGCGCGGCGCCTCCGCGCAGCAGGCTGCGGCGGCTGGGCCGGAAGCCGTGGCGCGTATCGGTGGCGGTGGGGTGGGCGGTGCTGGGCTGAGAGTTCATCGGGTCCTCCTCGACCTGTTCTCCTGCGTTCGAGCGTGCTTCCACCGCGTCGCGTGCACGGGTGTGCGAGGGCGGGGCGGTGACGTCTTTCTCGGTCTGCGTGCTCCTCCTTCCGGGGAGGTGTGGTTCCAACCGGGCGACCGTTGGCCCGTATCGGCCCGGAGCGTCGGGTGCCCCGGTCAGTGCTGCCCGGCGTCGGAGCCGAGGGCGAAGGTGCCCTGGGCGCGGCGCCGGCCCAGCACCTGGTGGGTGGGGACCACATCGTCCAGGAAGCAGTAGCCGTCGCGGGTGAACGCGGCGCGCAGGTCCCCGCCATCGGCGGCGGCGCTGAGTGAGCGCCACCAGTCGGTGATGTCGCCCCAGCCGGGGGCGGCGAGCGACCCACCGAACTGCTGCACGGCCAGCGCCGAGCACAGGGAGGCGAACTTCAGTCGCTCCACCAGCGGCCATTCGGCCAGGGTGCCCAGCACCAGGGCAGCGGCGAACACGTCGCCCGCGCCGGTGGTGTCCATGGCGGTCACGGGGACGGCCGGGCAGAAGGCCTCCTCACCGGTGGAGCCATCGATCGCGTAGGAGCCGGCCTCGCCGTCGGTCACCACCGCCAGCGGCACCAGTTCGGCGAGCGCCCGCACGGCCCGGTCGGGGCTGTCGGTGCGGGTGTAGGCCATGGCCTCCACGGCATTGGGGGTGAAGGCGTGGCAGTGCACCAGGGGTGCCAGGTCGCTGCGGTCCCAGCGGCCGGTCTCGTCGAAGCCGATGTCGGCGAACACCTTGGATCCGCCCTGGGCCAGGCCCGCCCACCAGCTGGTCTCCCCGGCCAGGTCCACCACGGCCGCGCGGGCCTTGGGGGCCTTCGCGATCAGTGCCGAGAGGGGTTCGGGCAGGTCGTGGCCGTGGGTGACCATGGCGCGGTCGCCGTGGGCGGCGATGGAGACGGTCAACGGGGAGTGGAAGTCGTCGAAGCGGCGGGAGGCGCTAAGGTCGATGCCTTCCTCGTCGGCCATGGTGTGCCACATCCAGTCGGCGTAGGCGTCGTCCCCGAAGCCGGCCACCAGGCCGGTGCGCAGGCCCAGGCGGGCGGCGGCGGTGGCGAGGTTGGCGATGCCGCCGGGGCTGGAGCCCATGCCCTTGCTCCACAGCTCCTCGCCGGGGTTCGGCAGGCGGTCCAGGCCTGTGAACACGATGTCGAAGAACACGGTGCCCGACAGCAGCACGTCCAGGGGCGGGTCCTGGGGTGTGCGCTTCTCGGCCAGGGGGTCCCAGTCGCCGCAGGGGGCCGACGGGGTGGGCTCGGTGCGCTCGGGCTCGTCGCCGACGGGGCTCGGCTCACTGCCGACCGGGCCCGGCTCGCTGCGGGCGGGCTCAGCGCCGGTCGGGCCCGGTTCGTCGAGCTCGGGATCGGTGAGGTCGGGACGGTCGGGTTCGAGCTGGGTCATGACTTGTTGGCTCCTTCGAGCATGCCGCGGATGAAGTGCCGCTGGAGGAACAGGAACAGGATCACCATCGGCAGCGCCACGATCACGGCGCCGGCCGACAGCAGGGCGATCTCGGAGGTGTACTGGCCCTGGAAGTTGGACAGGCCCAGCGGGGCGGTGCGGCGCTGACCGCTGGGGGTCATCACCAGGGCGATCAGGAACTCGTTCCAGGTCCACATGAACACCAGCACCGTCAGGGTGGTCAGGGCAGGGATCGATGCCGGCACCAGCACCCGGGTCAGGGCCTTCACGGGGCCGGCGCCGTCCAGGGCGGCGGCCTCCAGCAGGCTCTCGGGCATGGAGCGGAACTGGGCGCGCAGCCAGAAGGTGCCGAAGGCGACGGACTGGGCGATCTGCGGCAGGGCGATGGCGAGGTAGGTGTCCGTCAGGCCCAGGCTGCGCAGGTCGAAGAACAGGGGGATCACGGTGGCCTCGGCCGGGATCATGAGCCCCAGAAGGAACAGGTAGAACAGCACCGTGGAGCCGCGGAAGGTCATGGTGCCGAAGGCGTAGCCGGCCAGCACCGACAGCACCAGGGCGCAGCTGACCACGATCGCGGCCACGATCAGGGAGTTCAGCAACGATTCGCCGAAACCGCCGATCTCCCAGGCCTCCACGAAGTTGCCCAGGTGGATGCCGGGGTCGGCGCCGATCTTCGGGGACACGGCGGTGGTGAGGATGGTGAGGATCGGCAGTAGGGCGAACAGGGCGAACAGCGCAAGGACCACGTAGTTCATGGTCGTCTCGGCCTTGGAGACCCTCATGACTCACGCTCCCCGATGCGGGTGACCACCAGGTTGATGGCGAACACCAGGGCGGTCAGCACGATGGCGACGGCGCTGCCCGAGCCCACCTCGCGCAGCTGGAAGGCACGGTCGTACACCTCGTAGCTGGGCACGGTGGTGGCGTTGCCGGGGCCGCCGGAGGTGGTCATATACACCAGGTCGAAGGTCTTCAGCGCCGCGATGATGGTCAGCACCAGGGCCACCACGATCTCCCCGCGCACCGAGGGCAGGGTGATCGCGAAGAACTCCTGGAAGGGACCGGCGCCGTCCAGGCGGGCCGCCTCGAACTGCTCATCGGGGATGCGGCTCATGCCGGCCAGCAGCAGCAGCATCACCAGTCCCATCTGCAGCCAGGTGCCGATGAAGCCCACCGCCGGCAGGGCCGCGCCCGGGTCGCCCAGCCAGCCGCGGGCCAGGGAGTCCAGTCCCAGCGACCGCAGGGCCTGGTTCAACGGGCCGCTGGGGGCGTAGATGTGGCGCCATGCCACGGCCACCACCACCAGGGCGATCACCTGGGGCAGGAAGATCACGGTGCGGAAGAAGCCCATGCCGCGCACCTGCCCGCGGCGCAGGATCGCCGCCAGCACCAGCCCCACGATCAGCGGCAGCACGGCGTAGAAGAAGATCAGCACCAGGGCGTTGACGATGGCGGCCCGGAAGTCCGGGTCCGAGGCCAGGTCGATGTAGTTGTCCAGGCCCACGAAGGTGGAGGCCCCGAAGCCGGACCACTCGTACAGGGAGAACTGGGCGGCCCGGATCAGCGGGTACAGGGAGAACGCCCCGTACACCAGGAACGCCGGCAGGATGAACAGGTACGGGGTCCAGCGCCCGCGCACCACGGCCGACGGGGGCCCGCCGGCACGCGTAGTGCGTCGGCCCCTGCCGCCGGGCCCGCCGGCATCACCTGGCCCGTCGGGCCCGGAGGCGTCGGAACCTTCCCGGGCGGCCCGGGCACCAGCGATGGCGGTCATGTCAGCCCTCGGAGGTGAAGTCGCCGTAGTCGGTCTGGAGCTGCTCGGCGGCGGCGGCCGGCTCGGCCTGGCCCCCGATGACCTGCTGCAGGGTGGAGCCGGCGGTGTCGGCGAACGACGGGGTGGCGTAGTCCAGGTACGGCAGCAGCACACCCTCGGTGGAGACCGCGTCGAAGGCCTCGTAGATGTCCTTGTTGACGCCGCTGTCCGGGGCCAGCTCCGCGGTGCGGTTCACGGGCATGCCGCCGTTCTCGGCGATCAGCTCCATCGCCGTGTCGCTGGTGATGTAGTCGATGAACGCGGCGGCCGCATCGGCGTTCGCTGCGTTGGCGGGGATGGCGAAGGGCAGGCCGGTGCCGCCGGTGGTGGCCACCTTGCCGTCGGCGCCGGGGGGCGGGGCCATGAAGCGGAGGTCCTCCCCCATCACGCCCTCCATGTCCGGGCCCAGCCAGGAGCCGCCGATCAGCAGCACGCCGGAGCCCTCGGTGAACTCGGGCCAGGCGGTGTCGTAGGCGAGGCCGTTCGGGGAATCGCCCAGCGCCCCGCCGGTGCCCCATTCGGCGAGCTTGGTGAGGGCCTCGACGTTGGCGTCGCTGGTCCACTCGGCGCCCGCGTTGCCCATGCCAAGGGTGATGATCTCCTCGCTGGGGACGAAGTTGGCCTGCAGGGGGCCGAACACGTGCAGGGCCGGCCACTGCTCGAGGTTGCCCAGCTTGATGGGCAGCTCGTCGGCGTCCAGGGCCGTCTGCACCAGGGCGAACAGCTCGTCCCAGGTGGTGGGGGGCTCCACGCCCAGCTGCTCGAGCTTGGAGGCGGAGTAGTAGATGCCGCACACCTCGCCGGTCTGCGGCAGGCCCCACAGGGACCCCTCACCGAAGGTGACGCCGTCCGGGGAGTACATCATCTTGCCGAGCACGGACTCGCTGAAGCGGTCGGTCCAGCCGTAGGCCTCGGCGTAGCCGGTGAGGTCGGTGAGCTGCCCGGCCTCCACGAAGGTGCCCATGTCGCCGCGGGCGTTGTTGACCTGGAGCACGTCGGGCACGTCATTGCCCGACAGGGCCAGGCCCGTCTGCTGCTGGAGGTCGTCGAAGGACTGCGAGACCCGCTCGATGGTGATGTTGGGGTACTCGTCCTGGAAGCTCTCGATGAGGGCCTCGATGGCGTCGTTCTGGGCGCCGCGCACCTCCTGGTCCCACATCAGCAGGGTGAGGTCGCCCATCGCCGCGGGATCGGTCTCGATATCGCCGGCCGACGGGCCGGAGCCACCCCCGTCGCTGCCGTTGCCGGTGCCGCCGCCCTGGTCGGAGCCGGGGGCGCAGGCGGCCAGCAGGCCGATCCCACTGATGCCGCCGAGGGCGGCGCTGGTGTTGAGGAAGGTGCGGCGGCGCATGGTGTCCTCCTGGACGGTGAGACAGCGGCTGGACTCTGGGACAGCGGCGGTGCTGCCTGGGTCGGTCGTACAGACGTTCAGCTGTGTCGTCGGGGTTGTGACGTGGACGACCATCGTCGCACAATCTGCACAGACCTGCACCCTTGTGCGCGACTTTGCGCGATGCTGCGCGGAATTGCGCGCGCGGTGCTAGCCTGCGGTCATGCTGGTCGAGGAGCGTCACGCAGGCATCCTGACCGCCGTGCGCCGTCAGGGATCCGCCACGGTGGGCCAGCTCAGCGCCCAACTGGAGGTCTCCGAGGCCACCATCCGCCGTGACCTGGTCCAGCTCGCCGAGGACGGCCTGCTGCGGCGCGTGCGCGGCGGCGCCTGCACCCTGCGCGGCAGCGTGCGCCCCGAACCCGATGCCCGCCCCTTCGAGCACGTGGCCGCCAGCGCCCCGGAGTCCAAGCGCCTGATCGCCGAGCGCGCCGTGGGGCTGATCGGCGAGGGCGAGGTGATCGCCCTGGACATCGGCACCACCGTGGCCGCCATGTGCCCGCTGCTGCGCAGCCGCTCCCTCACCGTGGTCACCGCCTCCCTCGCGGTAGTGCGGGCCCTGGCCGACGCCCCCGGAATCGACATCCTGGTCCTCGGCGGGCTGCTGCGCCCCAACTACCAGTCGATGGTGGGCACCCTGACCGAATCGGCCCTGCGGCAGGTGCGCGTGGATGCCGCGTTCCTGGGCACCTCCGGCGTGCGGGCCGACGGCACCGTGCTGGACTCCACCCCCAGCGAGGTGCCCGTCAAGCGCGGGCTGCTGGAGGTGAGCGCCCGCGCCTATCTGCTGGCCGACCACGAGAAGTTCCCCGGCTCCGGCTTCCTGGAGGTGGCGCCGCTGTCCCGGTTCACCGGGCTGGTCACCGACCGGGCCGTCAGCACCGATCAACTCTCACTGCCTGACGACGAGGATCTGGAGGTCCTGCTGCCATGAAGCTCACCATCCTGGGCGGGGGCGGATTCCGCGTGCCCCTGGTGTACGAAGCGGTCGCCACCGGCGCCACCGGTCTCACCGTGGACGAGGTGGCCCTGTACGACATCGACGCAGAGCGCCTGGCCACCATTACCGCCGTGATCGAGGGGCTGGGTGAGGAGTTGCAGGCCAGTGGTCGCGTGGGCGGGCGCGCGGCCGGCGGCGAGGGTGACGGCGATGGCGGGTTTGGCGGCGCCGGCGAGCTGCCGAAGCTCACGGTCACCACCGACCTGCGCGAAGCCGTGGCCGGCGCCGACTTCGTGTTCAGCGCCGTACGGGTGGGCGGCGCCGAGGCCCGCACCATCGACGAGCGGGTGGCGCTGAACCTGGGCCTGCTGGGCCAGGAGACCATCGGCCCCGGGGGCCTCGCCTACGCGCTGCGCACCATCCCTGTGGCGCTCGAGATCGCCCGCGCCGTGGCCGAGGGGGCCCCGGGGGCGTGGGTCATCAACTTCACCAACCCCGCCGGGATCGTCACCCAGGCGATGCGCACCGTGCTGGGCGACCGCGTGGTGGGGATCTGCGACACCCCCATCGGGCTGGTGCGCCGCGTGGGCCGCCTGCTGGACGTGGACCTGGTGGCCGGTAACAAGGGGGCCGACGGGCAGGCCGCGCAGGTCGACTACGTGGGGCTGAACCACCTGGGCTGGTTGCGCTCCGTGGTGGTGGACGGCGAGGACCGCCTGCCGGGGCTGCTGGCCGACGACGCCGCGCTCGAGGAGATCGAGGAGGCGCGGCTGATCGGCAAGGACTGGGTGCGGGCCGACGGCGCCCTGCCCAACGAGTACCTGTACTACTACCTGCACACCTCCGCCGCGATCGACCGGATCACCGCGGCGGCCACCACCCGCGGGGAGTTCCTGGCCAAGCAGCAGGGGGACTTCTACGCCGCGGGGGTCGAGGCGGCCGGGGCGGAGCGGGACAGCGAGGCGTGCTGTTCCTCGCCGTTGGACCTGTGGCGCGAGACCCTGCACCAGCGCGAGGCGACGTACATGGCCGAGTCCCGTGACGAGGAGCGTCGCGAGGAGGACGTGGCCGGCGGCGGCTACCAGGAGGTGGCGCTGCGCCTGATGACCGCGATCGCCACCGGGCGGCCCGAGCGGATGATCCTGGACGTGGGCAACATCGGTGCCGGCCGCGAGGACGCTCCCGCCTCCGAGCGGATCGTGCCGGAGCTGCCGGCCGAGACGGTGCTGGAGGTGCTGTGCGTGGTGGACGGCGACGGGGTGCACCCGCTGCCGGTGGCACCCGTGGAGCTGGGCCGACTGGGCATGATGGCCGCACTGCGCTCCTCGGAGCGGCTGATCATGGAGGCCGCCGTGACCGGGTCCCGCGATGCCGCCTGGCGCGGCTTCGCGACGCACCCGCTGGTGAGTTCGCCGGAGCTGGGGCGTCTGCTGCTGGAGGGATACGAGGCGGGGCACCCGCAGATCGCGGAGCTGTTCGCGCGAGGTTGAGCGGGGCTGAGATGGACTGAGTTGGGCTGGGGCTGGGGCTGGGGCTGGGTCGCGAAACACCGGTTCGGGGGTTGCGAACGTCCGGGCAGAGGTACCGCGAACGTCCGGTCTGGACGCCGCGAATGTCCGGCGCGAGGCTCGCGAACGTCCGGCCAGGGTGTCGCGAACGTCCGGCAAGACCTGTCGCGAAACGCCGGTCACGACTAGTCTGGATTCATGACATCGCTGATCACGCGGAATCTTCTTCCTCAGGCGGAGGATCTCCTCGCGCACTTCCCTGCTGTCGTGATCCAGGGGGCCCGCCAGGTCGGGAAGAGCACGTTGGCGTCGATGGTCGCCGGGTCCCGCCCGCATGTGGTGGTGAGCTTCGACGATGACGATGTGCGGGAATCGGCCCGGTTGGATCCGCGCGCCTTCGTGCGGCAGGCCGGCGAGGGGCTCCTGGTGATCGACGAGGTGCAGCGCGAACCGTCGGTGCTGCTGGCGATCAAGTCGGCGATCGATGCGGACCGCCGTCCCGGCCGGTTCCTGATCACCGGATCCTCCGACCTGCTGCGCCTGTCGCGGTCGCCTGACTCCTTGGCCGGTCGCGCTGTCACTCTTGATCTGTCCGGTCTCAGCCAGGGGGAGCTCACCGGTCGGAAGGAGGACTTCGCCCACTGGGTCCGCACGGCGAACGGGGCCCTCACCGGGGCTGGGCACGGATGGTCGCGGGAGCAGTACCTCCAGGCGATCCTTCACGGCGGTTACCCGGAGATCCAGCGCCTCCCGGCCAGGCTCCACGGCACCTGGTTCGACAGCTATCTGGACCGGGTGATCACCCGTGACGTCGCGGACGTCTCCCGGGGCCTGTCGAGCGATCGGCTGGCTGCTGTGCTGCGCATGGTGGCTGCGAACCAGGGCGGGGAGCTGGTGCAGGCGCGTCTGTCCGACGAGTTGTCGATCCCACGGTCATCGGTCTCGGGATACCTGAACGCCCTGTCGACGATGTACCTCACGCACGACCTGCCGTCCTGGCGGGCGAACCTCACCAAGAGGGAAGTAGGCAGGCACAAGGTGGCGGTGGCCGACTCCGGTCTGGCCACGCGACTGTCGAAGCTGCGAGCCG is drawn from Brachybacterium muris and contains these coding sequences:
- a CDS encoding ATP-binding protein; the encoded protein is MTSLITRNLLPQAEDLLAHFPAVVIQGARQVGKSTLASMVAGSRPHVVVSFDDDDVRESARLDPRAFVRQAGEGLLVIDEVQREPSVLLAIKSAIDADRRPGRFLITGSSDLLRLSRSPDSLAGRAVTLDLSGLSQGELTGRKEDFAHWVRTANGALTGAGHGWSREQYLQAILHGGYPEIQRLPARLHGTWFDSYLDRVITRDVADVSRGLSSDRLAAVLRMVAANQGGELVQARLSDELSIPRSSVSGYLNALSTMYLTHDLPSWRANLTKREVGRHKVAVADSGLATRLSKLRAAQLSQLTSAPLLGAQLEAFVVAQLMAQRGWSAEEFELFHFRDRDGLEVDVVIEFADGRVFLIKVKASSTFRAEHSRGIRALAQRLGDRFLGGAVLGLTEEPRQLTDRVWGLPISALWEHP